A genomic stretch from Acidobacteriota bacterium includes:
- a CDS encoding CRTAC1 family protein, translating into MQFSSWNASTNSNFLLPAKGRGLFEEVPSTISGINWRHVNGRSQQYYLPETTGAGCAFLDYDNDGWMDIYLVNSGKCDFFAPDPPLRNALYRNNRNGTFTDVTEKAGVAAGGYGMGVAVGDYDADGWPDLYVSQYGRSILYRNNRDGTFTDVTEKAGVTAPGWASSAVWFDYDNDGKLDLFVCRFVDFDKSKNKFCGNEHTGERYYCIPNAYEPARSWLFHNNGDGTFTDVSLESGIGKVPGKAWGVVATDVNNDGLIDLFVANDTVANFLFVNKGNSKFQEMGLEAGVGYSQDGRTRSGMGVDSADFDQDGWQDLFVTNVDQEMYSIYHNSHDLTFDDLAGPMGLGRLTRLMSGWGLKFFDYDNDGNVDLFIANGHPDDKIEQHSTHVTYREPLLLFRNNGKDLENVSANAGPAFTQSFAARGMAIGDFNNDGAVDVVVAVNDGPPLLLRNTAAAGNHWLGVRLIGKKVNPDAIGARITWQAGDLKRSRLKVGGGSYLSSHDPREVLGIGKRTKIDRLDIRWPQPSGRVETFTDVPIDRYITIVEGAGIK; encoded by the coding sequence ATGCAGTTCTCATCCTGGAACGCATCCACCAACTCAAATTTTTTACTACCAGCCAAAGGCAGAGGGCTGTTCGAGGAAGTCCCATCTACAATCAGCGGGATCAATTGGCGGCACGTGAACGGCCGGTCACAGCAATACTATTTGCCCGAGACTACGGGAGCAGGCTGCGCATTCCTCGACTACGACAATGATGGCTGGATGGACATCTATCTCGTAAACAGCGGAAAGTGCGATTTCTTCGCACCGGATCCTCCGCTTCGCAATGCGCTCTACCGCAACAACCGAAACGGGACCTTCACCGATGTGACCGAAAAGGCTGGCGTAGCGGCAGGCGGATATGGCATGGGAGTTGCCGTTGGGGACTACGATGCGGACGGATGGCCAGATCTATACGTGAGCCAATACGGGCGCAGCATTCTCTATCGCAACAATCGCGACGGAACGTTCACGGACGTGACCGAAAAGGCCGGTGTAACGGCTCCGGGCTGGGCATCCAGTGCGGTGTGGTTCGACTACGACAATGATGGGAAGTTGGATCTCTTCGTGTGTCGTTTCGTGGATTTCGACAAGTCCAAAAACAAATTTTGCGGCAACGAGCACACTGGCGAGCGCTACTATTGCATACCGAATGCGTATGAACCTGCTCGCAGCTGGCTGTTCCACAACAACGGCGACGGCACTTTCACGGATGTGAGTCTTGAGTCAGGTATCGGCAAAGTCCCGGGAAAAGCGTGGGGAGTGGTTGCTACTGACGTGAACAATGATGGTTTGATAGATCTGTTTGTGGCCAACGACACAGTTGCGAACTTCCTCTTCGTGAATAAAGGTAACAGCAAGTTTCAGGAAATGGGACTCGAGGCGGGAGTTGGGTATAGCCAGGATGGTCGCACGCGTTCCGGAATGGGAGTAGATTCGGCAGACTTCGACCAGGACGGTTGGCAAGACCTATTCGTCACAAACGTCGATCAGGAAATGTATTCGATCTACCACAACAGTCACGACCTTACTTTCGATGATCTCGCCGGACCGATGGGCCTTGGACGTTTGACGCGGCTGATGAGCGGCTGGGGCCTGAAGTTTTTCGATTATGACAACGACGGGAACGTCGATTTGTTCATTGCCAACGGTCATCCTGATGACAAGATCGAGCAGCACTCCACGCACGTGACCTACCGAGAGCCGCTGCTGCTTTTCCGCAACAATGGGAAGGATCTTGAGAATGTAAGCGCCAATGCTGGTCCAGCTTTCACTCAGAGTTTCGCCGCCCGTGGCATGGCGATCGGCGACTTCAACAATGACGGCGCGGTGGATGTTGTGGTGGCAGTGAATGATGGGCCCCCGCTTTTGTTGAGAAACACCGCGGCAGCTGGCAATCACTGGCTGGGTGTGCGCCTCATCGGTAAGAAGGTGAACCCGGACGCGATCGGCGCAAGAATTACGTGGCAGGCAGGCGACTTAAAACGCAGCAGATTAAAAGTCGGTGGGGGCAGTTATCTGTCATCCCACGACCCGCGTGAAGTGCTGGGCATCGGCAAGCGCACGAAGATCGATAGGCTCGACATCCGATGGCCGCAACCCAGCGGCCGCGTGGAAACGTTCACAGATGTTCCCATTGATCGATACATCACAATCGTGGAAGGCGCCGGCATTAAGTAA
- a CDS encoding CRTAC1 family protein, protein MSRLIVVTLVLATLCCPVFPQEIESRKPQQPESTGVSTGTPHPAIKDTQSRPITAGGFVTDAPIVFLNATKDAGLDKFQHRSGGTEKKRILETPGSGVALLDYDNDGWLDIYLLNGSTFAALKGKELAPKAMLFHNNHDGTFTDVTAKAGVANERWGFGVAVADYDNDGWSDIYVANYGKNRLYHNNHNGTFTDVTEKAGVALGGWSTGPTWGDYDHDGLLDLFVPGYVKFDSDHPPIPGQAGIPASACQFRGVTSMCGPRGLPGESDHLFHNNGDGTFTDVSKKAGVSDPQGYYGLASVFVDLDDDGWLDLVVANDSVPRYLYRNRHDGTFEDMSYLSGFALTDTGLAQASMGIAVGDYNRDGKADLYVTVFSDDYNTLYRNDGNMTFSEVTFQTGLGSATIPFLGWGTGFIDFDNDGLLDLFVANGHVYPWVDQRDWGTTWAQRPLLFRSIDAKKFMEVSPATGSGLADVIPARGAAFGDIFNDGHIDVMLNNMDTAPTLLRNVVENDNHWIAFKLVGGAKSPRDAVGARVFVTASAIRQRGDVISGGSYGSTSDQRIHFGLGPATKVDKVEIYWPSGRREEIGAFEVNRFFTVVEGQGVLNQ, encoded by the coding sequence TTGAGCAGGCTTATCGTCGTGACGCTCGTTCTAGCGACGTTGTGCTGCCCTGTTTTTCCTCAGGAGATCGAAAGCCGCAAACCACAACAGCCAGAATCGACGGGAGTTTCTACCGGCACCCCTCATCCAGCCATTAAAGACACGCAGTCGCGTCCGATCACCGCAGGTGGGTTCGTCACTGACGCCCCTATCGTATTTCTCAATGCAACCAAAGATGCAGGACTCGATAAATTTCAACATCGTTCCGGAGGAACAGAGAAGAAGAGAATCCTGGAAACTCCTGGTTCAGGCGTCGCCCTGCTGGATTACGACAATGATGGCTGGCTCGACATTTATCTGCTTAATGGTTCCACGTTTGCTGCATTGAAGGGCAAGGAATTAGCTCCGAAGGCGATGCTGTTCCACAACAATCACGATGGAACCTTCACCGACGTTACAGCCAAAGCGGGGGTCGCCAACGAACGATGGGGATTTGGCGTGGCCGTCGCGGACTACGATAACGACGGCTGGTCAGACATCTATGTCGCGAACTACGGTAAGAACCGTCTATATCACAACAATCACAATGGAACCTTTACCGACGTGACTGAGAAAGCGGGCGTTGCTCTCGGAGGGTGGTCGACCGGACCCACTTGGGGTGACTACGACCACGATGGCCTGCTGGATCTGTTTGTTCCTGGCTATGTGAAGTTTGATTCCGATCATCCGCCCATTCCGGGACAAGCCGGCATTCCAGCAAGTGCGTGCCAGTTCCGCGGCGTTACTTCGATGTGTGGTCCGCGCGGTCTGCCCGGCGAGAGCGATCACCTCTTCCACAACAACGGTGATGGCACATTTACAGACGTGAGTAAAAAGGCTGGAGTCTCCGATCCGCAGGGCTATTATGGCCTCGCCTCGGTCTTTGTGGATCTGGACGACGATGGTTGGCTCGATCTCGTTGTGGCGAACGACTCAGTTCCCCGATACCTCTACCGCAATCGTCATGATGGGACTTTTGAAGACATGAGCTACCTGTCTGGTTTTGCGCTCACCGATACGGGACTCGCTCAAGCCTCTATGGGCATTGCAGTCGGTGACTACAATCGCGACGGCAAAGCGGATCTCTATGTGACTGTGTTTTCGGATGACTACAATACACTTTACCGTAACGACGGCAATATGACGTTCTCTGAGGTAACGTTCCAAACTGGGCTGGGTAGCGCGACTATACCCTTTCTGGGCTGGGGAACAGGCTTCATCGACTTTGACAATGACGGACTGCTGGATCTCTTCGTAGCTAACGGCCACGTGTATCCCTGGGTAGATCAACGTGATTGGGGAACAACGTGGGCGCAGCGGCCATTGCTGTTTCGCAGCATCGACGCAAAGAAGTTCATGGAGGTATCTCCCGCAACCGGAAGCGGACTCGCAGATGTGATTCCAGCACGGGGAGCCGCTTTTGGCGACATCTTCAATGATGGTCACATTGACGTAATGCTGAACAACATGGACACTGCTCCGACTCTCCTGCGCAATGTGGTAGAGAATGACAACCACTGGATTGCTTTCAAGCTAGTCGGAGGTGCTAAGAGTCCACGCGACGCTGTCGGAGCAAGGGTCTTCGTAACCGCAAGTGCTATCAGGCAACGCGGCGACGTGATCAGCGGAGGTAGCTACGGCTCAACTTCCGATCAACGCATTCACTTTGGCTTGGGGCCAGCTACAAAGGTGGACAAGGTTGAGATCTATTGGCCGAGTGGCAGGAGGGAAGAAATAGGGGCTTTCGAAGTCAATCGTTTCTTTACCGTTGTCGAAGGGCAAGGAGTGCTCAATCAGTAG
- a CDS encoding LacI family transcriptional regulator — protein sequence MGISGMSSKELRTTSRMKDVAERVGVSVTTVSHVINKTRPVAPETRREVLKAIQELNFYKNAHARLLARGKSDFFGLIVSDVGNPFFPDIIKSFETRSLEQGFDLLLCNTNYDSARTETAVKRMIENKVRGVAVMTSEFSPALAKELAANHVAVVFLDLGTVQTLTSNLRIDYSRGIFQAINHLHDHGHSDFAFIAGPMNLRSSVTRRTAFIDALRRCGVRSYRTIDGNHKVDGGISAVHTLLQVRALPTALLCSNDLTAIGALRALDKAGVRVPDDVSVVGFDDIYWSQLSHPPLTTISVSRDRLGDLAYEALGRMLRSKRHAGAEYILETHLVIRQSTAPMRRAHSLVAAAAGGSSATPEVPEHA from the coding sequence ATGGGTATAAGTGGCATGTCAAGTAAGGAACTTCGAACGACGTCTCGAATGAAAGACGTAGCCGAGCGGGTCGGCGTGTCGGTAACCACCGTCTCCCACGTCATCAACAAGACCAGACCGGTCGCTCCGGAGACCCGGCGCGAGGTACTTAAGGCAATTCAAGAACTGAATTTCTACAAGAATGCGCATGCGCGGCTGCTGGCGAGAGGCAAAAGTGATTTCTTCGGTCTAATCGTGTCCGATGTCGGAAATCCATTCTTTCCCGACATCATCAAGAGCTTCGAAACTCGGTCGCTCGAACAAGGATTCGATCTTCTCCTCTGCAACACGAATTATGACTCCGCCCGCACGGAAACAGCCGTAAAGAGAATGATCGAGAACAAAGTGCGGGGTGTCGCAGTAATGACTTCAGAGTTTAGTCCGGCATTGGCAAAAGAACTTGCGGCAAACCACGTTGCGGTGGTTTTTCTCGATCTCGGCACAGTTCAAACGCTCACAAGTAACCTTCGTATCGACTATTCCCGTGGCATCTTTCAGGCAATCAATCACCTGCACGATCACGGTCATTCAGACTTCGCTTTCATCGCGGGCCCTATGAACTTACGGTCGTCCGTTACGCGTCGGACGGCCTTTATTGATGCCTTGCGAAGATGTGGCGTGCGCTCTTACCGCACCATCGACGGCAACCACAAAGTGGATGGTGGAATCTCCGCGGTACACACGTTACTGCAGGTTCGTGCGTTGCCCACAGCCCTTCTATGCAGCAACGATCTCACCGCGATCGGGGCGCTTCGCGCACTAGACAAGGCTGGAGTCAGGGTTCCCGACGACGTTTCCGTAGTGGGATTTGATGACATCTACTGGTCCCAACTATCTCATCCACCCCTCACGACCATCAGCGTGTCGCGTGATCGACTCGGGGATCTGGCCTATGAAGCGCTCGGCCGTATGCTGCGGTCGAAACGTCACGCAGGTGCCGAGTACATTTTGGAGACGCACCTGGTGATCCGTCAGTCAACCGCCCCGATGCGCAGAGCGCATTCTTTAGTCGCCGCGGCTGCGGGCGGTTCTTCCGCCACTCCAGAGGTACCCGAGCACGCATAG
- a CDS encoding AraC family transcriptional regulator, with the protein MIGKTRRRKKATVEEIFDAELGRARGILRWPPPTGQFRHMRRRPPADLEPWIDVYWMVTWDLPHPFLQETLPHPNVHLIFENGRAVVGGVSTKKFSRVLEGKSGVFGVRFRPGGFRPFMNAQVATLLDRVVSAKRVFGADIEKIEDLWRASAWQEDKMIGAANTFFRGRLPETDKSLQGADRIVKKILEDREIKTVDDLVARTGIEKRALQRTFKEYVGVNPKWVIRRYRLHELLERFNAGQPPDWAQIALELGYFDQAHLINDFKSITGQSPTQYRDELLAE; encoded by the coding sequence ATGATTGGAAAAACGCGACGGCGAAAAAAGGCCACGGTTGAAGAGATATTCGACGCCGAGCTGGGCAGGGCGCGAGGAATCTTGAGGTGGCCGCCGCCTACCGGACAATTCAGGCATATGAGACGACGCCCGCCGGCAGATCTTGAGCCTTGGATCGATGTTTATTGGATGGTAACGTGGGACCTTCCTCACCCATTTCTGCAGGAGACGCTGCCCCACCCTAATGTCCACCTGATTTTCGAGAATGGCAGAGCGGTGGTCGGCGGCGTTTCCACGAAGAAATTTTCACGTGTACTCGAAGGGAAATCGGGAGTGTTCGGTGTCCGATTCAGGCCAGGCGGGTTCCGCCCATTCATGAATGCCCAGGTGGCGACGCTTTTGGATCGCGTGGTCTCGGCGAAGCGGGTATTCGGCGCTGACATCGAGAAAATCGAGGATCTCTGGCGGGCATCGGCGTGGCAAGAAGACAAGATGATCGGAGCTGCCAATACATTCTTCCGCGGACGTTTGCCGGAAACAGATAAATCGTTGCAAGGGGCTGATCGAATAGTGAAAAAGATCCTCGAGGACCGCGAGATCAAGACGGTTGACGACCTGGTGGCCCGAACCGGAATCGAGAAGCGTGCCCTGCAACGGACCTTCAAAGAGTACGTCGGCGTCAATCCCAAGTGGGTAATCCGGCGCTATCGCTTACATGAATTGTTGGAGAGATTCAACGCAGGTCAGCCTCCAGATTGGGCGCAAATCGCGCTCGAGCTTGGATACTTTGATCAAGCGCATCTGATCAATGACTTCAAATCGATCACGGGGCAATCGCCGACCCAGTACCGCGACGAGTTATTGGCAGAATGA
- a CDS encoding DUF3224 domain-containing protein has translation MTQHASGPFDVKLTPQQPDSEVAKAANLGRMTIDKQFHGDLNATSKGEMIAAQTQVKGSAGYVAIERVTGTLKGLGGSFALQHSATMTRGVPDLSIIVVPDSGTGELKGITGKMDIIIAPDGKHSYTFDYSIE, from the coding sequence ATGACACAGCACGCCAGCGGTCCCTTCGACGTGAAGTTGACGCCCCAACAACCGGATAGCGAGGTCGCGAAAGCCGCGAATCTCGGCCGGATGACCATCGACAAGCAGTTCCACGGTGACCTAAATGCGACCAGCAAGGGCGAGATGATCGCGGCCCAGACCCAGGTCAAGGGTTCGGCCGGCTACGTCGCTATCGAGCGCGTAACCGGCACACTCAAAGGACTCGGAGGTAGCTTCGCACTGCAACACAGCGCGACCATGACCCGTGGTGTCCCAGATCTGTCTATTATCGTCGTCCCTGACTCGGGAACGGGCGAACTTAAGGGGATCACCGGCAAGATGGACATCATCATTGCCCCCGACGGGAAGCATTCCTATACCTTCGACTACAGCATCGAATGA
- a CDS encoding helix-turn-helix domain-containing protein has translation MGNTALQSKNRITIVFTTVVIKEQSRVFVNLSLDSYILDVLMRDLTEYEKRPSAFLVYLHVWRRSLAAGQKVASLSYQEIAEGTGLSKSAVQSAVRLLKRRRLIYVSLKNPTATPIYRAERPWIRRKQG, from the coding sequence ATGGGGAACACGGCCTTGCAAAGCAAAAATCGAATCACTATAGTATTTACAACTGTAGTGATAAAAGAACAGTCGAGAGTGTTCGTGAACCTTTCCTTGGACAGCTACATTCTGGATGTACTAATGCGTGATCTCACCGAATATGAAAAGCGACCCTCAGCGTTTCTTGTTTACCTGCATGTGTGGAGACGGAGCCTGGCTGCGGGTCAGAAAGTCGCGTCGTTGAGCTACCAGGAGATAGCGGAAGGCACGGGATTGTCGAAGTCCGCTGTGCAAAGCGCTGTGAGGCTCCTCAAGAGGCGAAGGCTAATCTACGTTTCATTGAAGAACCCGACTGCTACTCCGATCTATAGAGCAGAACGTCCTTGGATTCGGCGAAAGCAAGGCTAA
- a CDS encoding RNA polymerase subunit sigma-70 — translation MNGPTAISVPGKFDTRYLAFLETITSLRPSLHHYCSRMTGSVMDGEDVVQEALFEAYRKLEQFDDSRPLKPWLFRIAHNRSVDFLRRREVRAEAEQGVLMSDAVEPAEPAVLGLGSAVERLVTSLPPKERACVLLKDVFDYSLDEIAELVDSTVGGVKAALNRGRTKLTASSFPAKLPPGPSPELARIMQLYVDRFNRRDWDGVRELISADARLNVAERFAGKFADAPYFFNYDNWPWPWKLAVGEVDDEPVVAILRRDADAWTPHSIIRINLIGEKIQEIVDYIHCPWIISAAASVSVAETT, via the coding sequence ATGAATGGTCCGACCGCGATCAGTGTTCCTGGAAAATTCGACACGCGTTACCTCGCGTTCCTTGAAACGATTACGAGTCTTCGCCCGAGCCTGCACCATTATTGCTCACGAATGACCGGATCGGTCATGGACGGCGAAGACGTTGTCCAGGAAGCTTTGTTCGAGGCTTATCGGAAGCTGGAGCAGTTCGACGACAGCCGACCCCTGAAACCGTGGCTGTTCCGGATCGCGCACAATCGTTCTGTAGACTTTCTGCGCAGACGTGAAGTCCGGGCTGAGGCGGAACAAGGCGTTCTCATGTCCGACGCGGTAGAACCTGCGGAGCCGGCAGTTCTCGGTCTGGGCAGCGCGGTTGAACGTCTGGTGACCAGCCTGCCTCCGAAGGAGCGCGCATGCGTCCTTCTGAAGGACGTATTTGATTACTCGCTTGACGAGATTGCCGAGCTGGTCGATTCCACTGTCGGAGGCGTGAAGGCAGCGCTCAACCGCGGACGAACAAAGCTAACTGCATCCTCTTTTCCGGCGAAATTGCCTCCAGGCCCGAGCCCAGAGTTGGCACGCATCATGCAGCTCTATGTGGATCGCTTTAATCGGCGCGACTGGGACGGGGTCCGTGAACTGATTAGTGCTGACGCCCGGCTCAACGTCGCCGAAAGGTTTGCAGGAAAGTTCGCGGACGCGCCGTATTTCTTCAATTATGACAACTGGCCTTGGCCCTGGAAATTGGCTGTCGGTGAAGTGGACGATGAACCGGTGGTGGCCATTCTCCGACGGGATGCGGATGCGTGGACGCCTCATTCCATCATTCGTATTAACCTGATCGGCGAGAAGATTCAAGAGATCGTGGACTACATTCATTGCCCATGGATCATCTCGGCCGCCGCCTCTGTGTCTGTAGCCGAGACGACCTAA
- a CDS encoding ATPase, which yields MNKQNFTTTISVDQTPEEVFAAINNVHGWWSGEIEGHTDKLGAEFTYRYKDVHRSKQKVAELIPGKRVVWHVLDSDLSFVTRKSEWNSTDIVFDISEKDGKTEVRFTHVGLVPQYECYGGCSNAWGNLITGNLRNLITTGKAQPDAFA from the coding sequence ATGAATAAACAGAATTTCACGACTACCATTTCGGTGGATCAGACTCCGGAAGAGGTCTTCGCTGCCATCAATAATGTTCATGGATGGTGGTCAGGGGAAATCGAGGGCCATACAGACAAACTCGGCGCCGAGTTCACGTACCGTTACAAAGATGTGCACCGTTCCAAACAAAAGGTCGCAGAACTTATTCCTGGCAAAAGAGTCGTGTGGCACGTGTTAGACAGTGATCTTAGTTTTGTGACGCGCAAGAGCGAGTGGAACAGCACGGACATTGTTTTTGACATTTCGGAAAAAGATGGCAAAACGGAGGTTCGCTTTACGCATGTTGGTCTAGTACCGCAATATGAATGTTATGGTGGCTGCTCAAACGCATGGGGCAATCTCATAACCGGCAATTTGCGCAACCTGATCACCACGGGTAAAGCTCAGCCCGACGCGTTCGCATAG
- a CDS encoding peroxiredoxin, whose protein sequence is MKHHNYEVRIDWSGNDGQGTKTYKAYRRDHTISCVGKPQIHGSSDPAFRGDRSRYNPEELLVASLSSCHMLWYLHLCSVNHVTVLDYRDLASGVMEEQDDGSGEFVRVVLKPTVKICVGDDQAKALALHSEAHRHCFIARSVNFPVEIIPEIEQATGTTPQ, encoded by the coding sequence ATGAAACACCACAACTACGAGGTTCGAATCGATTGGAGCGGCAACGATGGTCAGGGTACGAAAACCTATAAAGCCTACCGCCGCGATCACACGATTTCCTGTGTGGGCAAGCCCCAGATTCACGGCTCAAGCGACCCAGCCTTTCGTGGCGATCGGTCCCGTTACAATCCGGAGGAACTCTTAGTCGCCAGCTTGTCCTCCTGCCACATGCTTTGGTATTTACATCTGTGCTCGGTGAACCATGTAACCGTCCTCGACTATCGGGATTTGGCTTCTGGCGTGATGGAGGAACAGGATGACGGTTCTGGAGAGTTCGTCCGAGTAGTGCTGAAACCAACGGTGAAGATCTGCGTCGGCGACGACCAAGCCAAGGCGCTCGCGCTCCATAGCGAGGCTCATCGCCATTGTTTCATTGCGCGCTCTGTCAATTTCCCTGTTGAGATCATTCCCGAAATCGAACAAGCAACGGGAACGACTCCCCAGTAG
- a CDS encoding amino acid-binding ACT domain-containing protein, which produces MKDLTIALDDRPGALADLGTALGRAGVSIEGGGAWVIKGEGVAHFLFEDGAAARSALEASGIRVLQERDVLIQRLNQAEAGQLGRISREMAQAGVNIEVLYSDHDNRLILVVDDMAKGQAVSERWSREWDAKSH; this is translated from the coding sequence ATGAAAGACCTGACAATCGCGCTAGACGATCGGCCAGGTGCGTTGGCCGATTTGGGAACGGCGCTCGGTCGTGCTGGTGTAAGCATCGAGGGTGGGGGCGCATGGGTGATCAAAGGCGAAGGGGTAGCTCACTTCCTCTTCGAGGATGGAGCCGCCGCACGAAGCGCGCTGGAGGCGTCTGGCATCCGGGTTCTTCAAGAGCGTGACGTGCTCATCCAGAGGCTAAACCAGGCTGAAGCAGGCCAGCTCGGCAGAATTTCGCGCGAGATGGCGCAAGCAGGGGTCAACATCGAGGTCCTCTACAGCGATCACGATAATCGGTTGATCCTTGTCGTGGATGACATGGCCAAGGGGCAGGCGGTTTCTGAGCGATGGTCGCGTGAATGGGACGCAAAGTCTCACTAG
- a CDS encoding transcriptional regulator, protein MDVTSITNIAGLIGEAGRIQMLTTLLDGNGHSASELAIAASVSPQTASSHLSKLLSGGLVVSERSGRQRLFRLKNADVAVAIEALGALADNSAASSMPEMRFARTCYDHLGGVLAIALRNELLRRGALRQRKDAFTVTPLGTQLLRTLDIDTDLLHRLRRSFAHKCLDWTERHHHIGGAMGAALLARFLEMNWVARVRETRAVRLTHAGERGFEHVFGIRCAALRARLI, encoded by the coding sequence ATGGATGTCACATCAATCACGAATATTGCAGGCCTGATCGGAGAAGCCGGTCGCATCCAGATGCTGACTACCTTGCTCGACGGCAATGGCCATTCGGCGTCGGAGTTGGCGATTGCAGCCTCCGTCTCTCCGCAAACTGCGAGTTCACATCTCTCTAAACTTCTTTCCGGGGGCTTGGTGGTTTCCGAACGCAGTGGGCGACAGCGGCTTTTCCGGTTGAAGAATGCCGATGTCGCCGTAGCGATTGAGGCCCTGGGAGCGCTCGCTGACAACTCCGCCGCGTCCTCCATGCCTGAAATGCGTTTTGCTCGCACCTGCTACGACCACTTAGGGGGCGTACTCGCTATAGCCCTACGAAATGAACTCCTGAGGAGAGGCGCGCTTCGCCAGCGGAAGGACGCCTTTACGGTGACACCTTTGGGCACACAGCTTCTCCGTACCCTCGACATCGATACCGATCTGCTTCATCGGCTGAGGCGGTCCTTTGCACACAAATGTCTGGACTGGACAGAGCGACACCACCACATCGGAGGCGCCATGGGAGCTGCTCTGCTTGCCCGCTTTTTGGAGATGAATTGGGTGGCTCGCGTGCGCGAAACTCGCGCAGTGCGCCTGACGCATGCTGGGGAACGTGGGTTCGAGCATGTTTTCGGCATCCGCTGTGCCGCACTCCGGGCACGACTGATCTAG